In Candidatus Dormiibacterota bacterium, the DNA window TGCCGCTGGGCACCTGGCGCACGCCGGTCATGGCGGTCGGGACCGACCCGAAAATGTTCGACAATTCACAGAGGACGTCACAGACCGGCATCCTGGAGGACGCACTGTCGCCTAATCCGCCGGGATCGAGGCTGTCAAATCCGGCCGCGACCGGCGATGTCCTCGCAACAACGGTGGTGGGCGCTCTGCTCAACGAGGCCTTTCCGTTCCCGCCCAAACTTCCCAATCGCAATAGCGGCGTTTGGCAGGCCATCCACAAGGATCTCGATAACCTGTTCTCCGATTCAGAAAGAGCCCCTGATCTGGTGTCCCTGCTGGACCCGAAGGTGAGAGCAGATCTGAAATCCCATGTGGAAAGCCGGCTTGCGAACATGTTCAAGGTGCCCGGCGAACCCCGCGCTTATGAATCGCGCGTGCTGCACGGCATCTGGGCGACCGCGCCCTATCTTCACAACGGATCGGTGCCGAACCTCTGGGAATTGCTGCTGCCGCCAGATCAAAGGAAGCCATTCTTCATGGTTGGCAGCAAGGCATATGATCGGGTCAATGTCGGGTACGTAACGGACAGCTCACCGTTCAAGGACGGCAAGCTGGTCGTGGGTTCGGGAGCCGAACCCGGCAATAGCAACGCCGGGCACGATTTCGGCAAAGACCTTAACGATGACGATCGCTGGGCGCTGATCGAATATCTCAAGCAGCTCTGAAGGGCGCCTTTACGCGTTCTTCAGCGCCACCCGGAATTCGGCCTCGGTCTTCGATTTGACCTCGTCGAGCGTGACGCCGTCGGCGAGCTCGATCAGCGCCATGCCGTCCTTGCCATGCTTGTCGATGGTGAAGACCGCCAGGTCTGTCACCACCAGGTCGACCACCTTCTCGCCGGTCAGCGGCAGGTTGCATTTTTTCAACAGCTTCGGGCCGTCCTTGGCGGAATGCTCCATCACCACCACGACGCGCTTGACGCCCGCGACCAGGTCCATCGCGCCGCCCATGCCCTTGACCAGCTTGCCCGGGATCATCCAGTTGGCGAGGTCGCCCTTTTCGCTGACCTGCATCGCGCCAAGGATGGCAAGGTTGATGTGGCCGCCGCGGATCATCGCGAACGAATCGGCGCTGCTGAAGTAGGAGCAGCCGGGGGTCTCGGTGACGGTCTGCTTTCCGGCGTTGATGAGATCGGCGTCCTCCTCCCCCTCGAGGGGGAACGGACCGACTCCGAGCATGCCGTTCTCCGACTGGAAGGTGACATGCATGCCCTCCGGGACATGGTTCGCGACCAGGGTCGGCATGCCGATCCCCAGGTTGACGTAGTAGCCGTCCCTGAGCTCAGCGGCCGCGCGCAGGACGATGAGTTCTCTGCTCGATTCGCTTTTCATAGTTCGTCCCCTGGAGGATGCGCTTCACGTAGACGCCCGGGGTATGAACGCTCTCCGGGTCGATCTCCCCCGGCTCCACGAGGCGCTCCACCTCCGCGATCGTCAGGCGCGCCGCCGTGGCCATGATCGGGTTGAAGTTGCGCGCCGTCTTGCGGTATTGAAGATTGCCGAGGCGATCGCCCCTGTACGCCTTCACCAGGGCAAAATCCGCGGTGAGCGAGGATTCCAGCACGTAATGCCGCTCTCCGAAGCGCCGGGTCTCCTTCCCCTCCGCCACCGTCGTGCCGTACCCGGTCGGCGTGAAGAAGGCCGCGATGCCGGCACCGCCGGCGCGGATGCGCTCGGAGAATGTCCCCTGCGGAACCAGTTCAACCAGGAGTTCCCCGCTCAGGAACTGACGCTCGAACAGATCGTTCTCGCCCACGTAGGTGGAGATCATCTTGCGGATCTGTCGCGTCCTGAGCAGCAGGCCGAGACCGTAGTCGCTGGTCCCGGCGTTGTTGCTCATGACGGTCAGGTCCTTCGTCCCTTTGCGCTGCAGAGCCTTGATCAGAGTCTCGGGAATGCCGCAGAGACCGAACCCTCCGACCATCAGGGTGGCCCCGTCGGGGATGTCACGGATCGCCTCATCGGCGCTCGCCACGACTTTGTTCATCGGCCGAGGGTCTCCTTCGCGGCGGTCCGTTCCTGCCCGGCACCGGTCTCCCGCAGCTCGATCAGGACGCCGCCGGTCGCGCGCGGATGAATGAACGCAATGCGCGAGCCCTCGGCGCCAGGGCGGCCGGGGGACCCGACCACCTGGAACCCCGCGTCGCCGACGCGCACGAGCGCCGCCTCCAGATCCTCGACCTCGAAACAGACGTGGTGGATCCCCTCCCCTCTCGCCTCGAGGAACCGCCCGACGGGAGACCCCTCGGAGACCGGCTCCACGAGCTCGATCCGCGTCCGGCCGGCCGGCAGGAGCGCGACGCGCACCCCTTCGCCTGCGACCTGCTCGATGCCGCGAAGCTCGAGACCGAGAACGTCCCGGTACAGCGGCAGACGCTCCTCGATGCGCCGCACGGCCACGCCGATGTGATCGAGACGTGCGCCGGGCGGCTCCCCGCCGCGCTCCTCCGTCTCCGGCCCGAGTCTCAGGAGCACTTCGCGGGCCGCGGTGTAGGGGTCGGTCTGCCGCGCAACAAGCGCCGTCTCGCAGCGCTCCAGCTCGGCTTCACCGACCTCTCCCGAGATGAGGCGCGTGATCAGGCGGTCGCGCAGGATGTCGAGGAAGCGCGCCCGGAGACCGGCTCGTCTCCGCTCCGCCAGCCGGTTTCCCTCCTCCAGAAACGCCCGATGGCGCGCGATCGCCTCCGCCAGCGGCTCGATCCCCTTCCCTTCCGTCGCGACGCATTCGAGGATCGGCGGGGTCCAGTCACGCTTGTCCGCCAGGGACATCATCCCCTCCAGGTCGGACGCCAGACGATCGGCCCCGGGATGGTCCGCTTTGTTGATCACGAACACATCCGCGATCTCGAGAAGACCTGCCTTGATCGCCTGGATGTCGTCTCCCTGCCCGGGAGTCAGGACCACGAGGACGGTGTCGGCGACACGCACGACGTCGACTTCGTCCTGCCCGACGCCCACCGTTTCCAGGAGGATCGGGTCCCGGCCGGCGGCGTCCATCAGATCGATGGCGTCGCGCGTGGCCCGGCTGAGGCCGCCGAAACGGCCGCGGGTCGCCATGGAGCGGATGAAGACCGCCGGGTCGAGCGTGTGCTCGTGCATGCGGATGCGGTCCCCCAGGACCGCCCCGCCGCTGAAGGCGCTGGAAGGATCCACGGCGACGACGCCCAGGGTACGCCCCTGGGAACGGTAGTGCGCGACCAGGCGGTTGACCAGACTGCTCTTGCCGGCTCCGGGTGGGCCGGTCACGCCGAGGATCGCGGCGCGCCCGGTGCGTGGAAAGAGGTCCGCGACGATCGCCTCTCCCCGGGACGACCCCTCCTCGACGAGCGAGATGGCGCGCGCCAGCGCCACCGGGTCGCCCGCGACCAGCCGCCTCGACAGATCCTCCATCAGGAGGCCCGCTCGCGCGTCTCCCCGAGGAGCTGTCGCGCGATGACCAGCCGCTGGATCTCGGAGGTCCCTTCACCGATGGTGCAGATCTTGGCGTCGCGGTAGGCCCGCTCGACCGGGTACTCCTTCACATACCCGTACCCCCCGTGAATCTGCACGGCGCGGTTGGCGACGCGCACCGCAGTCTCGGAGGAGTAGAGTTTCGCCATCGACGCCGCGCGCGTGACCTCCTGCCCTCGGTCCTTGAGATGCGCGGCTTGCTGCACCAGAAGGCGCGCGGCATGAATCTCGACGGCGGAATCGGCGAGCATCCACTGCACCGCCTGGAAGTCGGCGATGGGCCGGTCGAACTGTCGGCGCGTGCGCGCGTACTTCACCGCCTGCTCGAAGGCGCCTTGCGCGATCCCGACCCCCAGCGCCCCGATGCCGATGCGGCCGCCGTCCAGGATCCGCAACGCATCGATGAACCCCCGCCCTTCTCCGCCGAGGCGGTTGGCGTCGGTCACGCGGCATCCTTCCATGACGAGCTCGGCCGTGTCGGAAGCGCGGCAGCCCATCTTGTTCTCCTTGCGTCCGGCGCGAAACCCCGCCATGCCCCCTTCCAGGATGAACGCGGAGATTCCGTGCTTGTCCCGGCTCCGGTCGGTGACCGCGAACACGACCGCCACGTCGCACACCGAGCCGTGTGTCGCGAACGTCTTGCTGCCGTCGAGGACCCAGTCCTTGCCGTCGCGTCGCGCGGTGGCGCGCGTGCCGGAGGCGTCGCTGCCGGCGGTCGGCTCCGTCAGGCTCCAGGCGCCGATCTTCTCCCCCTTGGCGAGCGGAACCAGGAACCGTCGCTTCTGCTCCTCCGTTCCCGCCATGAAGATGTGGTTGGAGCACAGGGAATTGTGCGCGGCGACCGACAGGCCGATCGAGCCATCCACCCGCGCCAGCTCCTCGATGATCAGGACGTAGTCGATGTACGAGAGGCCGGCGCCTCCATACTCGGCGGGGAAGAGAATCCCCAGCATCCCCATCTTTCCGAGCTTCTTCATGATCTCCCTGGGGAATTGCTGGGTCTCGTCGAGTTGGAACGCCACGGGGGCGATCTCGTTCTCGGCGAAGCGCCGTACGGTCTGGCGGGTCAGCTCTTGTTCTTCGCTCAGTTGGAAGTCCAACGACGCCCCCGGGAGAGTTGCGCAGAGAAAACGATTCTAGTGCAGCGAAGATCCCCGATCAAGGAGGTGGTCCTGTCAGGACGCGTCCCTCGCCGTTTCACGCATCAGCAGATTCAGGCACTCCAGCGCCCGTTCTATCCCCCGGCGATCGACGTCGTAATGCGTGACGGCGCGCACCTGGGCCTCGTCGATCGCCAGGGCCAGGACACCGGCCTCCTTCCAGCGGCCGACGATGTCGTGCGCCGTCAGGCCGCCCCGGGCGACGGAGAACACGACGATGTTCGTCTGCACGCGGGCCGGGTCGGCGGACAGTCCCCGGATGGCTCCGATCCCCTCCGCCAGCAGGCGCGCGTTGGCGTGGTCCTCCGCCAGCCGCTTCACATTCTCCCGCAGCGCCACGAGACCGGCCGCCGCCAGCACCCCGGCCTGACGCATGCCCCCCCCGAGCCTCTTGCGCACCCGCAGCGCCTCCTCGATGAAGCCTGCCGGCCCGCAGAGGACCGAGCCGACCGGAGCGCCCAGCCCCTTGGACAGGCAGAACATGACCGAGTCGAATGGCCGCCCCAGGTCGGCCGCGTCCCGCCCGAGCGCCACCGCCGCATTGAACAGGCGGGCGCCGTCCAGGTGGACCGGGATGTGCCGCGCCCGCCCCAGATTGCAGATGGCCTCAGCCTCGGATGCGGGGACGATCGTCCCGCCGGCCATGTTGTGGGTGTTCTCGACCGCGATGAGCCCCGTCTGGGTCAGATAGTAGACGGGAGGGCGGATGGCCCTGCCGACCGCCTCCGCCTGCAGCACGCCATCCTGGCCTCGGATCGGGCGCGGCAGGACGCCGGAGAACACGGCCATCGTTCCCATCTCGTAGTTGAAAATGTGGCTGCGCTCCTCGAGGATGACCTCCTGCCCGGGACGCGTCCAGACGTTCACGGCGATCTGGTTTCCCATCGTTCCGGTCGGAACGAACAGGGCCGCCTCCTTTCCCGTACGCGCGGCGGCGAGCTCCTCCAGAAGGCGGACCGTCGGGTCCTCGCGAAACACGTCGTCTCCGACCTCGGCCTCCGCCATCGCCTTCCGCATGGCGGGGGTGGGCCGGGTCACGGTGTCGGAGCGGAGATCGATCCTGTCCATGTTCGGAATCGTACACGAGGCGGGCGCCTGACGTCACCCGGAAACCGCCGTCCCGCCTGCGCGACGCGCTATAATGCCCGCGGATGCGACGTCCCCTTCTCCTGCTGCCCGCGGTGCTCGTCCTCCTGTCCTGCGGTCGGAGCCCTCCCCGTCCGAACGTGCTGCTGATCACCATCGACACCCTGCGCGCGGATCGTCTGGGCTGCTACGGCTACGCGCGCCCGACCACGCCCCACATCGATCGACTGGCGGGGCAGGGGGCGCTCTTCGAGCGCATGTACACGACCCTGCCACGGACGACGCAATCGGTCGCCACGATCCTGACCGGGCGGTACCCCAAGTCGCACGGAGCGCGGGGTCTGTTCTCGAAGCTGTCGCCCGCCAACCTGACTCTCGCCGAGATCCTCAGGGATGGGGGGTACGATACGGCCGCCTTCGTGTCGAACCTCTTCCTGCGGCCCGGCCAGGGATTCGAGCAGGGATTCGATCGGTACGACAATCCCCAGGCGCGCTGGGACGGCGACTCGGCAGGTCCGGTGAGCGCGGGCGCCCTCGACTGGCTGCGAGGCCGCGGGGGCGGCCGGCCGTTCTTTCTCTGGGTGCACTATCTCGACCCGCACTGGACCTACAGGCCGGCCCCCCCCTTCGACCGCGTCTTCGATCCCGGTTTCGCGGGACCCTTCACGCTCTACGAGGATCTCGAAGCCGGACGACTGACCAAGGGGCAGGTGATCTTCGACAACCGGCTTCCACCCCGGCAGGTGGAGCATGTGGCGGCGCTGTACGACGGCGAGATCGCCCAGGTGGACGCCGCCCTCGCGGACCTGCTCGAGTACGCGGCCAGGCCGGAGCTCCAGCCCCTCCTGGTCGTGCTGACGTCCGACCACGGCGAGAGCCTGGGGGAGCACGGCTACCACTTCGCCCACGGCGAGTATCTCTACCAGCCGACGCTGCGCGTTCCGCTCCTCCTCAGTTTCCCCGGACGGATCTCCCCGGGGCTGAAGGTCGACGCGCTGGCCGAGAACGTCGATATCGCTCCCACCGTCGTCGCCCTCGTCGGGTTGAGCCGCATGCAGGCGGTGGACGGCCGTCCCCTGTTCATCCCGGCCGCGGGGGCGGGTCCTGGACACCAGGGCGTCTGGGTCCCCGCTCCGGGGCGGAGCATCGTGTTCGCGGAGAGCGACTACCAGTTGATCCACCCGGAGAACCGCCGCTACTACATCCCGGGGCCTTCGGGACGGTGGTCCTCCGCCTTCGACGGACGTTTCAAGCTGATTCACATCCCCCGGCCCGCGGGGGAGATCCTGGAGCTCTACGATCTCGCGTCCGACCCGGGGGAGACGCGCAATCTCCAGGGCGCGGGGACCGATCCGGAGGTGCTTCAGCGACTCCTGAGGGAGCTGCGGCGCTTCGTCGATTACGACGCCGGGGCCGCGGGCGAGCCCCGGACGATCGATGAGGACGAGAGACAGCGCCTGAAGTCGCTGGGCTACATCAACTGATCGGCGGGTGACATGAGACGCTCGAAGATTTCGTTGCTGACGAGCCTTCCGCGTCGCGTCAGTCGCAGACGGTCCGGAGCACGCTCCACCAGGCCGGACTGCGCCAGCGCCCCGAGACAGGCCTCCCCCGGCGGGACGAAGGCGTCGCCGTAGCGGGCGCGCAGGGCCTCCAGATCGACTCCCTCGGACAGGCGCAGCCCCGCGAACAGCGCCTCGAAGGCGCGCCGGTCGCGGGAACGCACGTCCTCGACTCGCGCGCATCGCTCACCGCGGCGCGCCAGGTAGTCGCGCAGATCCGCCGCGTTCGCCCAGCGACGCTCTCCGACATAGGAATGCGCCGACGGGCCGAACCCCAGATACTCCTCGTCGGTCCAGTACTTCAGGTTGTGCCTGCTCCGGTGTCCGGGACGGGCGAAATTCGAGATCTCGTAGTGCTCGAAGCCCTGATTGAGAAGCTCATCGGCCGCGTCCTCGTACAGGTGCGCCGCCTCGTCGTCGCCCATCGGGGTGCGGCGCCCGAGGGCGACTTCCCGTCCCAGCCGGGTCCTTTCATGGACCTCCAGCAGGTAGAGAGACACGTGATCGACGCCGCGGTCCACGATGCGCCGGATGTCGTCGGTCACCCTGGTCCGCTGCTGACCCGGCAGGCCGAGTATCAGATCGATCCCGAGGCTGCGCACAGCCGAGAGTCGCGCGGCATCCACCGAGGCGAGGGCCCGGCGGGCGTCGTGCGGCCGGCGCATCAGCTTCAGGAGATCATCGTCGAGCGACTGGACGCCGATCGAGACGCGATTCACGCCCGCTGCGGCGTATCCATCCAGGCGGACGGCGTCGAGGTCCTCGGGGTTCGCCTCGAGGGCAAGCTCCGCCGTCGCAGAGACCCTGAATGAAGACTTCAGCGATGCGAGCACGGCGGACAGGAGCGTGGGAGGGAGGAGAGACGGTGTGCCGCCGCCGAAGTGAATCGTGTCGGCCGGGGGCGCCCCGGACTCCCGGCCCGCCAGCGCGATCTCGCCGCACAGGGCCTCGACGAAGGTCGGGAGGTCCGGACCCCGTCCGGGCATCAGATAGAAGTCGCAGTAGGAGCAGCGCACGGCGCAGTAGGGCACGTGCACGTAGAGACCGAGAGGGCGGGCGGCTCCGCCGGTCAAACCCGCTCCACCATCCCCGAGGGGATCCAGCCGCTCATGGCGTTCGGAAGGCTCACCTGGTACCAGCCGTCGCGCCGGTTGCGCACCTCGAGCCGTGTGCCTTCGTGCACCGTGAACAGGACCGTGTTCTCCGCCGAGGGCCCGCTCAGGACGTCCACCCTGTCGGTCATGACGATGGCCCGCTCCGCCGTCCGGCTCTGAATGGCCTCGACGAGCGCCCCCCCCGCGAGAAGCGCCAGCACCCCGGTGGCCGCCGCGGCGTATCCCAAAAGGCGCCTCCTCCCCTCGCCGCTCGTGAGCGGCAGGCACGCCACGAAGCCGCAGGTGATGACGTACAGGCACAGGAAGACCGCGCTCAGAGAGTCGGGCGGGACCGTGTCGAGATGGTCCTGCATCACCTTGACGGGATAGGGAACCTCGGCATCCTCGATGCGATCGCGGATTTGCCCGCGCGCCAGCTCCAGGTTGTCGCGGGCGTCCTGATCGGAGGGATCGAGCCTGAGCGCCCGCTCGTAATTGAGAATCGCCGGTCCGAGCCTGCCGAGCTTGAAGTAGGCGTTGGCGAGATTGTACAGGACGCGCGGATCGGCGACACCGTAACCCAGGATCTTCTCGTACGCCTCGGCCGCGTCGCGGAACTTGCCCTGCTCGTACAGGCTGTTGCCCCCCTGGAAGAGCTCCGAGGGGGTCGTGGCGAGCGCCGGCGAGACCGGCGCCAGACCGCACAGGATCAGGAGCACGCCGAGCGCCAGGAGGGAGCGTCTCATGTCGAGAGCGACCGCTCGAGACGGACGATGATCTCCTCCGCTTCCTGCAGCGTGCGGCGCATCTCCTCGGAGCCGGACGAGGCGGGTGCGAATCGCGCGTAGTCGCAGGCCTCGAGGCACCTGTGGAACTGGCGCCGCTCCTCGTCCGGGGCGCCGCGCGAGGCAAGGAAATCCTCGATCCGATCGTGCGTCAAGCCGGCGCCCGAGGTGTCGAACTTGGCCGCGACGAACTCGGTCAGGGCCCGGGCCACCTCGGCGTAGAACGCCCGGGCGGTCGCCGGCGCCATCCGCCGGTGCGCGTCCTTGAGACGGCGGCGCGCCATCGTCCGCGCGCGCCGCTCACGGCGCTGGCGGGCGTTGGCCCGCTGCGAGTGGCGGGTCCGGGAGAACACGAACACGCCGAAGTCCGCCGCCACGGGCAGGAGGATCAACACGGCGAACCAGCGGGAGCGGTAGAAGGGGCGCGAGCGGTCCATGAGCCCGTCCGGCGCCTGCTTGATGAAATGGATGTCGCGCCGAAGCTGCCGCACGTCGCTCTGCACCACCCCGCCGACGGTCCCGCCCGCGCTCCCCTCCGGACCGCGCGCCACCTGGATCGGAATCGCCGGGCTCGCGACGCTCCTGTAGACACCGGCCTTCGGATCGAAGAAGGAGAACCGGACGGGCGGGATCGCCTGCGATCCCGGCGCCAGGGGGATGAGGACGTAGTCCCAGATCTTCTCGCCGAGCATCCGGTCGCCCGCCACCGACGTGGAGGCGCTGACCTTGGGCGCGTACTGCTTGAAGTCGCTCAGATCGGGAAGCGGCAGGGCGTTCACGGCGTTCAGGTTCCCTTCGCCGGCGACCTTCACCTTCACGCCGACGGCGTCGTTGACCTGCGATTCCCTGCGGTCGGCCGTGACCGAGAGGGTGAAGTTCCCCACCGCACCCGAGAAGGCTTCCGGGCGCTGCGCCGCGGGCAGCGGCTGCACATGGATCGCGATCGGCTCGGTGCGTCTCGTGATCGTCTCGGTCGGCGTGAAGAAGAACGATTCGATCGGATCCTGGCTGCGCCTGCGGACCTGGATCTGGTAGGTCAGGCCCGGGATCATCAGGGTGCCGGTGCCGGTGGGAAACAGGGCCCGCTTCATCAGAGTGTACTCGCTGTACGATTCGGGCCCGCGCTGCACCCTGCGCTGCTCGAGGTTTTCCGGCAGCTTGATCTCCTCCGCCCAGAATCCGGGAAACGTCGGCGTGTCCTTCATCCCCAGGTTCAGGATTTCGGTCTGGGTATCGAGGAGGACGCGCAGAGTGACCTGCTGCCCTATGTAGGCCGTGCGCTCGTCGACATCGGCCACGATGCGAACCTGGGGGGCATCCGCCGGCGCCGGCTGGGGCCGGGTGATTCCCTGGGACCGCCCGGGCCCCCCGCGGATCCCCCCTCCGGGTGGCGCCGCCTGGGGCGCGCCCGGCGGCCCCGCGCTGCCCGCCGGGGCGACCTCCACGTCGATCGCCTCGGTGCGGTAGGTGCGGCCATTCACGAGGAGGCCGAGGGAAGGGATACGCTGGCTCCCGGTCTGGCGCGGGCGCAGCGCGTAGCTGTAGGTGCGGGTGGCGGAGGTCCGGCCGTTGATCCACTGGAAACGGTTCGAGGTCATCGGCCCGCCCACGATATCGAAGTCGGTGATGCCGGACACGTCCGGCGGGGCGACCTCCCCGAGCGAAGGACCGGAGATCTCGACCGTGAGGACGACCTGCCCGCCCTCGACCACGCTGGTGCTGTCGACGCGGGCGCGCACGCCCACGTCCTGGGCGGCCGCCGGATCGACGCCCAGGAGCGCCGCGATCAGAACGGCGATCACGATGGCCAGGGCGGTACGGCGGGGCGTCACCAGTCCTGCTCCGGCGGGCGCCGGTCGCCGACTGCGGCCCGCGCGTGCTTCTTGATCCCCTCCTTCTCCTCCTGCTGCAGCGCCTCGAGCACCTGCCGCGCCTCGTCTTCGCTCATCTCGCCGGGCTTCTTCTGCTGCTGCGGCGGCCGCCCGCCCCCTTCCCCTTGCTGCTGTTGCGGGCTCTTGTTCTGATCCTGGTCCTTGTCCTGCTGCGGTTTTTGCTGCTGCTTCTTCTTCTGCTGGTCCAGGAGACGCAGGGCGAGCTCGAGATTGCGCTTGGCGTCGGTGTCGTCGGGACGCGCGCGGAGCGCCTGGACGTACGCCTGGATCGCGTCCTCCAGACGTCCCTGCATCATGAGGGCGTTCCCGCGGTTGAACAGGGCGGCCTGCGACAGGACCGGGTCGGGCGCGGCCTGGGCGCGCAGGTACTCCTCGACCGCCTTGTCGTATTCCTTCTTGCGGAACAGCACGTTGCCGATGTTGTAGTGCAGCTCCGGCGCCCCGGGACGGGACGCCTGGGCGTCGACGTACATCTTGAGGGCGTCGTCGAGCCTCTTCTGTTCGTAGAGGCGGTTCCCTTCGTTGTTCTTCCTGGCCGCCGGGTCGGCCACAGCCGGCATCGGACAGACGAGAGCCAGAAGCAGCAGGAGGCCCGCCGTTCGACCGTCGCTTCGTCTCATGCCGCATCCTCCCCGCGCTCCGGGACCGGCGCCGCCACCCTGCGCCTTCTCTCCCCCAGGGCGGTGTCGATCCCGAGCAGAAGAATCGCCACACCGAGAGGGAACTGATAGCGCTCCTCGTAGGCGGTCAGGGTACGCCCGGACAGGGTCCTTTGATCCATGCGCGAGATCTCCTCGTACACGCGTCGCAGCTCCACCCCCTCAGGGGAGGACCGGAAGTACTTGCCACCCGTGGCCAGTGCTGTCGCCTCCAGATCCCCCTCGCCGAGACGGCTCGTCACCTTGCGGTGGCCGCGGTCTTCTTTATACCCGATGATGTCGCCCCGCGCGTTCCGCAGCGGGATCGGCTCGCCGCTGGGGCTGCCGACCCCCACGGTGTAGATGACCACCCCCTCCGCCGCCGCCGCGAGCGCGGCCGCCTCGACATTTCCCTCGTGATCCTCCCCGTCGGTGATCAGCACCAGCACCTTGTAGCGCCGCTCCCCGGGTCGGAACGCGGCGACGGCGGCCTGGATCGCCTCGGCGATCGCGGTACCCTGGATCGGGATGAGATCGACGTCGAGCACGTCGACGAACATCCGCGCCGCGGTATAGTCGAGCGTCAGCGGGCAGGCCACGTACGACGTCCCGGCGAACGCCACCACGCCGACGCGGTCGCCGCGCAGGAGATCGATGAAGGACCCCACCGCGGCCCGCGCCTGCGCCATGCGGTTCGGTTTCACGTCCTCGGCCAGCATGCTCAGGGAGGTGTCGACCGCGACGATCACGTCGACACCGCGCCGCGTGACCGATTCGAGCTTCGCGCCCCACTGAGGACGCGCCAGGGCCACGATCAGGAAGACCGATGCGAGCACCACGAGCACGGCCTTGATGATGCGTCTCTCGAGGCTGGCGCTTCCGGTCAGACGCATCATGAGAGGCAGGTCGCCGAAGGCCTGAAGCGCCAGCCGGCGGCGGCGCAGT includes these proteins:
- a CDS encoding tetratricopeptide repeat protein, which encodes MRRSDGRTAGLLLLLALVCPMPAVADPAARKNNEGNRLYEQKRLDDALKMYVDAQASRPGAPELHYNIGNVLFRKKEYDKAVEEYLRAQAAPDPVLSQAALFNRGNALMMQGRLEDAIQAYVQALRARPDDTDAKRNLELALRLLDQQKKKQQQKPQQDKDQDQNKSPQQQQGEGGGRPPQQQKKPGEMSEDEARQVLEALQQEEKEGIKKHARAAVGDRRPPEQDW
- a CDS encoding tetratricopeptide repeat protein, producing MRRSLLALGVLLILCGLAPVSPALATTPSELFQGGNSLYEQGKFRDAAEAYEKILGYGVADPRVLYNLANAYFKLGRLGPAILNYERALRLDPSDQDARDNLELARGQIRDRIEDAEVPYPVKVMQDHLDTVPPDSLSAVFLCLYVITCGFVACLPLTSGEGRRRLLGYAAAATGVLALLAGGALVEAIQSRTAERAIVMTDRVDVLSGPSAENTVLFTVHEGTRLEVRNRRDGWYQVSLPNAMSGWIPSGMVERV
- a CDS encoding VWA domain-containing protein, with amino-acid sequence MRFAAPEFLWWLLGVPVLIGLFVLSLRRRRLALQAFGDLPLMMRLTGSASLERRIIKAVLVVLASVFLIVALARPQWGAKLESVTRRGVDVIVAVDTSLSMLAEDVKPNRMAQARAAVGSFIDLLRGDRVGVVAFAGTSYVACPLTLDYTAARMFVDVLDVDLIPIQGTAIAEAIQAAVAAFRPGERRYKVLVLITDGEDHEGNVEAAALAAAAEGVVIYTVGVGSPSGEPIPLRNARGDIIGYKEDRGHRKVTSRLGEGDLEATALATGGKYFRSSPEGVELRRVYEEISRMDQRTLSGRTLTAYEERYQFPLGVAILLLGIDTALGERRRRVAAPVPERGEDAA
- a CDS encoding BatD family protein — encoded protein: MTPRRTALAIVIAVLIAALLGVDPAAAQDVGVRARVDSTSVVEGGQVVLTVEISGPSLGEVAPPDVSGITDFDIVGGPMTSNRFQWINGRTSATRTYSYALRPRQTGSQRIPSLGLLVNGRTYRTEAIDVEVAPAGSAGPPGAPQAAPPGGGIRGGPGRSQGITRPQPAPADAPQVRIVADVDERTAYIGQQVTLRVLLDTQTEILNLGMKDTPTFPGFWAEEIKLPENLEQRRVQRGPESYSEYTLMKRALFPTGTGTLMIPGLTYQIQVRRRSQDPIESFFFTPTETITRRTEPIAIHVQPLPAAQRPEAFSGAVGNFTLSVTADRRESQVNDAVGVKVKVAGEGNLNAVNALPLPDLSDFKQYAPKVSASTSVAGDRMLGEKIWDYVLIPLAPGSQAIPPVRFSFFDPKAGVYRSVASPAIPIQVARGPEGSAGGTVGGVVQSDVRQLRRDIHFIKQAPDGLMDRSRPFYRSRWFAVLILLPVAADFGVFVFSRTRHSQRANARQRRERRARTMARRRLKDAHRRMAPATARAFYAEVARALTEFVAAKFDTSGAGLTHDRIEDFLASRGAPDEERRQFHRCLEACDYARFAPASSGSEEMRRTLQEAEEIIVRLERSLST